In the genome of Chloroflexota bacterium, one region contains:
- the tuf gene encoding elongation factor Tu: MAKQRFERTKPHVNVGTIGHVDHGKTTLTAAITKVLSLKKMANFLAYDQIDNAPEEKARGLTISISHVEYETEKRHYAHVDCPGHADYIKNMITGAAQMDGAILVVSAPDGPMPQTREHILLARQVEVPAMVVFLNKVDMMEDEELLELVELELRELLSTYGFPGEDIPIVRGSALKALESPSTDPNAPEYACIWELLRVVDEYIPTPERAVDQPFLMPIEDVFGIKGRGTVVTGRVERGRVKVGDTVEIVGLRPDVRTTVVTGVEMFRKTLDEGIAGDNIGCLLRGVERDEVERGQVLAKPKSITPHTTFRSEVYVLKKEEGGRHTPFFQGYRPQFYIRTTDVTGEVILDPGVEMVMPGDRANLTVKLIVPVALEVGSRFAIREGGRTVGAGVVTQIVE; this comes from the coding sequence ATGGCGAAGCAGAGGTTTGAGCGGACGAAGCCGCACGTGAACGTAGGGACGATTGGGCACGTAGATCATGGGAAGACGACGCTGACGGCGGCGATCACGAAGGTGCTATCGCTGAAGAAGATGGCGAACTTTTTAGCCTACGATCAGATTGACAATGCGCCGGAGGAGAAAGCGCGTGGGCTGACGATCTCGATCTCGCACGTAGAGTACGAGACGGAGAAGCGGCACTATGCGCACGTGGATTGCCCTGGGCATGCGGACTATATCAAGAACATGATCACGGGTGCGGCGCAGATGGACGGGGCGATTTTGGTGGTGAGTGCTCCGGACGGGCCAATGCCGCAGACGCGGGAGCACATTCTATTGGCGCGGCAGGTTGAGGTGCCGGCGATGGTGGTGTTCCTGAACAAAGTAGACATGATGGAAGACGAGGAGTTGCTGGAGTTAGTGGAGTTAGAGTTGCGGGAACTCCTCTCGACCTACGGTTTTCCTGGGGAGGACATACCGATCGTGCGGGGGTCGGCGTTGAAGGCGCTGGAAAGCCCCTCGACGGATCCGAACGCGCCGGAGTATGCCTGCATCTGGGAACTCTTGCGGGTGGTAGACGAGTACATTCCGACGCCGGAGCGAGCGGTGGATCAGCCGTTCCTGATGCCGATAGAGGACGTTTTTGGGATCAAAGGGCGTGGGACGGTGGTGACGGGGCGTGTAGAGCGTGGTCGGGTGAAGGTAGGGGACACGGTAGAGATCGTGGGTCTACGGCCGGACGTACGGACGACGGTGGTGACGGGCGTAGAGATGTTCCGCAAGACGTTGGACGAAGGGATTGCGGGGGATAACATTGGGTGCCTGCTGCGCGGGGTTGAGCGGGACGAGGTAGAGCGTGGGCAGGTATTGGCCAAGCCGAAGTCGATCACGCCGCACACGACGTTTCGGAGCGAGGTATACGTCTTAAAGAAGGAAGAGGGTGGTCGGCACACGCCGTTCTTCCAGGGGTATCGTCCGCAGTTCTACATTCGGACGACGGACGTGACGGGGGAGGTGATCCTGGACCCCGGGGTGGAGATGGTGATGCCTGGGGATCGGGCGAACCTGACGGTAAAGTTGATCGTGCCGGTGGCGTTGGAGGTTGGGTCGCGGTTTGCCATTCGTGAAGGCGGGCGCACGGTGGGTGCCGGCGTCGTCACGCAAATCGTCGAGTAA
- a CDS encoding efflux RND transporter periplasmic adaptor subunit has product MSDKVSIPRGFLLLALVIVTILIAVLVAIRTCTRPRLETVTVHRGPITATVQVVGQVQPIREANLAFKVGGQVKEVKVRAGEAVENGQLLASLVADDLARQVQEAELNLTIRKSQRDALLLGPTAAEIEAARAALRKAIISLNAAQAAYDEIADQPDAATSAEAIQLEVAKQDYQIAKANFEKVVQGPSAAQRDALNKEVELAQLALERARSALAEAELRAPFAGTVLSIGIRPDEMVYGFNPVIRLADLSELQIVAYVDELDVALVAPGQKVSVRFDAFPEEELSGEVVSLAPAATTQRGSTVYEALVRLEEASLPLRVGMNADLIITTLAKENVLLLPSRAIQSVGRRKVVTVLRGDRREEVEVITGLSNQVSVEILSGLSEGDVVLLP; this is encoded by the coding sequence ATGAGCGACAAGGTCTCCATACCGCGGGGTTTTCTCCTCCTCGCTTTGGTGATCGTCACAATTCTAATTGCCGTGCTAGTTGCGATACGGACTTGCACCCGGCCAAGATTAGAAACAGTGACAGTGCATCGTGGCCCTATCACTGCCACCGTGCAAGTGGTAGGACAGGTGCAGCCAATCCGTGAGGCTAACTTGGCATTCAAAGTAGGGGGCCAGGTCAAAGAGGTCAAAGTACGGGCTGGCGAGGCGGTGGAGAATGGGCAGTTGCTGGCCTCGCTGGTAGCCGATGACCTCGCGCGCCAGGTGCAAGAGGCCGAGTTGAACCTCACTATCCGCAAGAGCCAGCGTGATGCTCTTCTCTTAGGGCCAACTGCTGCTGAAATCGAGGCTGCCCGGGCGGCTTTGCGCAAAGCGATTATCTCGCTGAACGCAGCTCAAGCAGCCTACGATGAGATAGCGGATCAGCCAGACGCAGCGACGAGTGCCGAGGCTATCCAGCTGGAAGTAGCCAAGCAGGATTACCAAATTGCGAAAGCGAACTTTGAGAAGGTAGTCCAAGGGCCCAGTGCCGCGCAGCGTGATGCTCTGAACAAGGAGGTGGAATTGGCACAGTTGGCCTTAGAACGGGCTCGTTCTGCGCTGGCGGAGGCTGAACTTCGCGCACCGTTTGCAGGCACCGTCCTTAGCATTGGCATCCGGCCTGATGAGATGGTGTACGGTTTCAACCCTGTGATCCGTTTGGCCGATCTATCAGAATTGCAGATTGTTGCCTATGTGGATGAACTCGACGTGGCATTGGTCGCCCCCGGGCAGAAGGTGAGCGTTCGCTTCGATGCGTTCCCGGAAGAGGAACTGTCTGGCGAGGTGGTTAGCCTCGCTCCTGCTGCCACGACCCAGCGCGGGAGCACGGTCTATGAGGCCCTCGTGCGTCTCGAAGAGGCATCGCTCCCATTGCGGGTGGGCATGAATGCTGATTTGATTATCACCACATTAGCAAAAGAGAACGTCTTGCTTCTCCCGAGCCGCGCTATTCAGAGTGTAGGACGACGCAAAGTTGTGACGGTGTTGCGCGGCGATCGGCGTGAGGAGGTTGAGGTAATAACCGGGCTGTCGAACCAGGTGAGCGTGGAAATCCTGAGTGGCCTTTCAGAGGGTGACGTTGTTCTCCTCCCCTGA
- the rpmG gene encoding 50S ribosomal protein L33 has protein sequence MAKKENRIVITLACTECKERNYTTEKNRKNDSGRLTLKKYCPRCRKHTEHREQR, from the coding sequence ATGGCGAAAAAAGAAAATCGCATCGTGATTACGCTCGCCTGCACCGAGTGCAAAGAGCGCAATTATACGACGGAAAAGAACCGCAAGAACGATTCGGGCCGCCTTACGTTGAAAAAGTATTGCCCCCGTTGCCGTAAGCACACGGAACACCGCGAACAGCGGTAA
- a CDS encoding purine-nucleoside phosphorylase, whose product MNADVILQSPSRAEYQEATDFLRARITYHPTVGIILGSGLAGLAEEVQDPDIIPYHQIPHFPVATVEGHPGDLVIGKLEEKEVLVMRGRAHFYEGYSMQQTTFPIRVMHFLGVKTLIVTNAAGGLNYRFNAGDLMLITDHINLIGMAGLNPLRGPNDPQLGPRFPDMSQAYDPELQRLAVEVAKSKGIVLHQGIYIMLGGPSFETPADIRFLRLIGADAVGMSTVNEVTVARHMGMCVLGISGISNVINGGGKLTHEEVLEAGKQLAIRLSALIRGVLQRLD is encoded by the coding sequence ATGAATGCGGACGTGATACTTCAATCGCCCTCCCGGGCAGAGTACCAAGAAGCGACGGACTTCCTACGCGCGCGGATTACATATCACCCTACTGTGGGCATCATCCTTGGCTCTGGCTTGGCAGGACTGGCAGAGGAAGTACAGGACCCAGATATCATCCCCTACCATCAGATCCCGCATTTTCCAGTTGCGACTGTGGAGGGACACCCTGGCGACCTAGTGATTGGCAAACTGGAAGAAAAGGAAGTGCTTGTTATGCGCGGTCGAGCCCACTTTTATGAGGGCTATTCGATGCAACAGACTACGTTCCCCATTCGAGTAATGCACTTCCTGGGCGTGAAAACCCTGATTGTTACCAATGCTGCTGGGGGATTGAACTACCGGTTCAATGCTGGCGATTTGATGCTTATTACTGACCACATCAATTTAATTGGCATGGCGGGGTTGAATCCCCTTCGCGGTCCCAATGACCCCCAACTAGGTCCCCGCTTCCCCGATATGTCGCAAGCCTATGACCCCGAACTCCAGCGTCTTGCCGTCGAGGTTGCCAAAAGCAAAGGCATCGTTCTCCATCAAGGAATATACATCATGTTAGGGGGACCCAGTTTCGAAACCCCTGCTGACATTCGTTTCTTGCGCTTGATTGGAGCAGATGCAGTGGGTATGTCCACAGTTAACGAGGTCACTGTGGCTCGCCATATGGGGATGTGCGTGTTAGGCATCTCGGGTATCAGCAACGTCATCAATGGCGGCGGCAAACTGACCCACGAAGAAGTTCTAGAGGCAGGGAAGCAACTCGCTATCCGATTGTCTGCGCTCATCCGGGGTGTACTCCAGAGGTTGGATTAA
- a CDS encoding 3-hydroxybutyryl-CoA dehydrogenase has product MSIKKVGVVGCGLMGSGIAEVCARQGYSVVVREVNEELLDKGLNSIRKSLSKAVERGKVSQEDANAAQARIKGTTHMEDLADRDLIIEAIVENMSMKKEVFATLDRICPPHTILASNTSSLCITEMAAVTKRGDKVLGLHFFNPVPVMPLLEIVRTILTSDETLSVAQEFGKSLGKTTIIAKDTPGFIVNLLLVPYLLDAIRALESGIASREDIDNAMKLGCGHPMGPLTLADFVGLDTTYYIANVMFEEFKEPRYAPPPLLKRMVLAGHLGRKSGKGFYDYPS; this is encoded by the coding sequence ATGAGCATCAAGAAAGTGGGAGTTGTGGGCTGCGGACTCATGGGCTCGGGTATCGCTGAAGTTTGTGCTAGGCAAGGCTATAGTGTTGTAGTCCGGGAGGTGAATGAGGAACTCCTGGATAAAGGTCTGAATAGCATTCGAAAATCGTTAAGTAAAGCAGTCGAGAGAGGCAAAGTATCTCAGGAAGACGCCAACGCTGCGCAGGCGCGGATCAAAGGGACCACCCATATGGAGGATTTGGCGGACAGGGATTTGATAATCGAGGCCATCGTCGAGAATATGAGCATGAAGAAAGAGGTTTTCGCCACCCTAGACAGGATTTGCCCGCCTCACACCATCTTGGCAAGTAACACCTCATCGCTTTGCATCACGGAGATGGCAGCAGTGACCAAGCGCGGAGATAAAGTCCTTGGCTTGCACTTCTTTAATCCAGTGCCAGTGATGCCCCTGTTGGAAATCGTACGCACTATTCTGACCAGCGACGAAACCCTGAGCGTTGCTCAGGAGTTTGGAAAATCGCTGGGCAAGACTACCATCATAGCCAAGGATACCCCGGGGTTCATCGTGAACCTGCTTCTGGTGCCCTATTTGCTGGATGCTATCCGCGCTTTGGAAAGCGGCATCGCCAGTCGCGAGGATATTGACAATGCCATGAAACTAGGCTGTGGCCATCCCATGGGCCCCCTAACACTCGCCGATTTCGTGGGTCTGGATACAACCTATTATATCGCCAACGTAATGTTCGAGGAGTTTAAAGAGCCTCGTTATGCTCCGCCTCCGCTGCTCAAACGTATGGTATTAGCCGGACACTTGGGACGTAAATCGGGCAAGGGATTCTACGATTACCCCTCATAG
- the xseB gene encoding exodeoxyribonuclease VII small subunit, producing the protein MGNYNFEEAMRRLEEIVDRLESGELSLEESLALFEEGMKLTQHCSSQLEQARLQVRQLVIGSGGIMGEEPFEAGDSGEENNVTL; encoded by the coding sequence ATGGGGAACTATAATTTTGAAGAAGCGATGAGACGGTTAGAGGAAATCGTAGACAGGCTCGAGAGCGGTGAATTGTCGTTGGAGGAATCTCTGGCGCTCTTCGAAGAGGGCATGAAACTGACTCAACACTGCTCCAGCCAGCTGGAGCAAGCCCGGCTCCAGGTGCGCCAATTGGTGATTGGATCTGGCGGCATCATGGGTGAGGAACCATTTGAGGCAGGAGACTCAGGGGAGGAGAACAACGTCACCCTCTGA
- the xseA gene encoding exodeoxyribonuclease VII large subunit has product MEIYSVSYITRYIRELFEVDFTLQDIWIRGEVSNLTQAPSGHVYFTLKDEAAQIRCVLWRSQAARLTQLPRDGDGVVAHGRVSVYEAQGVYQFYVDMVQPVGVGLLYLQFEALRKKLESEGLFAPERKRPLPPYPQRIGVITSPIGAAIRDILHVLRRRYPIAEVILAPTLVQGDEAPPQIVAALRALNDYPDIEVIILARGGGSIEELWAFNDERVARAIAASQIPVVTGIGHETDFTIADFVADLRAPTPTAAAEMVAPERTLMLETITRYGQRLEHLMEQRVREGELRLGTLRARLGRASPQAILEGYAQRLDDITRTMMSMMEHGLSLRQERLAGRAAQLQSLDPQHILERGYAVVSRTDSGEVVRRRGQVASGDGIQVRVSDGHFRATVDSKESERGQKQDGEL; this is encoded by the coding sequence TTGGAAATCTATTCTGTCAGTTACATTACGCGTTACATCCGCGAACTCTTTGAGGTGGATTTCACTCTCCAGGATATCTGGATAAGAGGTGAGGTTTCCAACCTGACACAGGCGCCCTCTGGACACGTCTATTTCACTCTGAAAGATGAGGCCGCGCAAATTCGCTGCGTTCTCTGGCGATCACAAGCGGCGCGCCTCACCCAGTTGCCTCGCGATGGCGATGGTGTTGTGGCCCACGGGCGCGTCAGCGTTTACGAAGCCCAGGGAGTTTACCAATTCTACGTAGATATGGTGCAACCAGTCGGAGTGGGGTTGCTGTATCTCCAATTCGAGGCTCTTCGAAAAAAGTTAGAATCCGAAGGACTGTTTGCACCGGAGCGAAAGCGCCCGCTACCACCCTATCCACAGCGCATTGGTGTGATAACATCACCCATCGGTGCGGCCATCCGTGATATCCTGCATGTGCTGAGACGGCGCTACCCCATTGCTGAAGTCATCTTGGCCCCAACTTTAGTGCAAGGTGACGAAGCCCCACCACAGATTGTGGCAGCGCTCCGCGCTTTGAACGACTACCCCGACATAGAAGTGATCATTTTGGCCCGGGGAGGCGGATCCATAGAGGAATTGTGGGCATTTAATGATGAACGGGTGGCGCGAGCCATCGCCGCGTCACAGATCCCGGTGGTCACAGGAATCGGACACGAGACGGATTTCACCATCGCCGACTTCGTGGCAGACTTGCGTGCGCCAACTCCCACCGCCGCAGCAGAGATGGTTGCGCCCGAGCGCACATTAATGCTAGAGACCATCACGCGGTATGGTCAGCGCTTGGAACATCTGATGGAACAGCGAGTGCGAGAAGGCGAATTGCGCTTGGGCACACTGCGAGCGAGACTAGGGCGTGCCTCGCCCCAGGCGATACTGGAGGGATATGCGCAGCGCCTGGACGACATAACACGGACGATGATGTCCATGATGGAACACGGCCTGAGCCTGCGCCAAGAGCGGTTGGCTGGCCGAGCGGCGCAACTCCAGAGCTTGGACCCGCAACATATCTTGGAGCGCGGCTATGCAGTTGTATCGCGGACCGACTCGGGAGAGGTTGTACGCCGACGCGGTCAGGTTGCATCTGGGGATGGTATCCAGGTGCGAGTAAGCGATGGACACTTCAGAGCCACCGTGGACAGCAAAGAGAGTGAGCGAGGTCAAAAACAAGATGGGGAACTATAA
- the holA gene encoding DNA polymerase III subunit delta, whose translation MFYILHGEDEFSLHEALTTMRAKMGERTLADLNTTVLDGRKLTLTELMNACNAIPFVAKRRLVIVENFASRLEGPPRGQGKARGVKANDELLQALREYLPKMPETTRLVFVENHTLSPQNPLLELAQQEKGGYVKTFEPPKGDALTKWIVERVRTKGGEIEVVAATELANFVGNDLRKLDQECEKLVLYTAGERTITTEDVCQLVSHVQAASIFTLVDALGHRERERAMQLLHEQLDRDATPLYLFSMIVRQFRILLQVKELLGHGLSPAEIRAKLGISSQFVVDKAVAQSRQFSMERLECIYQRLVNTDADIKTGCMPEILALDLLVVDLCR comes from the coding sequence ATGTTTTATATATTGCACGGCGAGGATGAATTCAGCCTCCACGAAGCACTGACCACAATGCGCGCGAAGATGGGTGAGCGCACGCTCGCTGACCTCAACACAACCGTGCTGGATGGCCGCAAACTTACCTTGACTGAACTGATGAACGCCTGTAATGCCATTCCTTTCGTGGCCAAACGGCGGCTGGTCATTGTGGAGAATTTCGCCTCGCGCCTCGAAGGGCCTCCACGAGGGCAGGGCAAAGCCAGGGGCGTGAAAGCAAACGATGAACTGCTTCAAGCGCTGAGGGAATATCTCCCCAAAATGCCGGAAACCACGCGACTGGTCTTCGTAGAGAACCATACTCTAAGCCCCCAGAACCCACTGTTGGAACTGGCCCAGCAAGAAAAAGGCGGGTATGTCAAAACATTTGAGCCACCCAAGGGCGATGCGCTCACAAAGTGGATTGTGGAGCGAGTGAGAACAAAGGGCGGGGAGATCGAGGTTGTAGCAGCGACAGAACTAGCAAATTTCGTGGGTAATGACCTGAGGAAACTGGATCAAGAGTGTGAAAAACTCGTCCTTTATACCGCTGGAGAACGCACCATCACCACGGAAGATGTGTGCCAATTAGTGAGCCACGTGCAGGCCGCGAGTATCTTTACCCTGGTGGATGCCCTTGGGCATCGCGAGCGCGAACGTGCAATGCAGTTGTTACATGAGCAATTAGACCGGGATGCCACGCCCCTTTATCTGTTCTCTATGATCGTGCGCCAATTCCGCATCCTCTTACAGGTGAAAGAACTACTGGGTCATGGGCTGTCGCCAGCAGAGATTCGAGCGAAACTGGGTATTAGCAGCCAGTTTGTGGTAGACAAAGCGGTGGCGCAATCACGACAGTTTTCGATGGAGCGCTTGGAATGCATTTACCAACGCCTGGTGAACACCGACGCAGACATCAAGACGGGCTGTATGCCGGAGATACTGGCTTTGGATTTGCTTGTGGTAGACCTGTGCCGTTAG
- a CDS encoding DNA translocase FtsK: MRRQDLEFQADRIEMVLASHHLPTQVWGGVVTPRFVRYHLSPALGTRLARIQALSEEIALSLGVPSCRIIRNGGTLNVEIPRVEAAAVRLLPLLDQLAFVPPCTPVLGLDETGVPILLNLTSPDVAHVLLAGTTGSGKTALARAMIISLALHSRQRELQLALFDPKGRGFAPLDNLPHLLFPVVRDPWAAPERLRGLVAEMERRDRMGIDSPRVVIFIDELADLILVGGAEVEEALTRLTQRGREAGLHLVACTQKPTVAVIGSLVKSNFPVRIVGSVTSPEDAKVASGLAGTGAERLLGRGDFLIVAKGQVTRLQAAFISEGEIAQVLTNLNMGKAVAGDVKPWLPMKTLVRDRLTSGGRQVKP; encoded by the coding sequence ATGCGCCGTCAAGATCTCGAATTCCAAGCCGACCGGATTGAGATGGTCCTGGCCTCCCACCATCTCCCCACCCAGGTATGGGGAGGGGTCGTCACACCGCGCTTCGTTCGCTACCATCTTTCCCCTGCCTTAGGCACTCGTCTGGCACGAATCCAGGCTCTCTCCGAGGAAATCGCTCTTTCCCTCGGTGTGCCTTCCTGCCGGATCATACGCAATGGGGGTACCCTTAACGTGGAGATTCCCCGCGTTGAAGCCGCTGCGGTTCGCCTGCTTCCGTTGCTCGACCAACTCGCCTTTGTTCCACCCTGCACGCCAGTGCTTGGGCTTGACGAAACTGGGGTGCCCATTCTCCTCAACCTGACCAGCCCTGATGTGGCACACGTCCTTCTGGCCGGCACCACTGGCTCTGGCAAAACCGCTCTCGCTCGGGCTATGATCATTTCCTTGGCCCTTCACAGCCGCCAACGAGAACTGCAGTTGGCCCTGTTTGATCCCAAAGGTCGTGGCTTTGCACCCTTGGATAATCTGCCCCACCTGTTATTCCCTGTGGTGCGCGACCCTTGGGCTGCTCCGGAGCGCTTGCGTGGCCTGGTGGCCGAGATGGAACGCCGCGATCGAATGGGAATTGATTCCCCTCGGGTCGTCATTTTCATCGATGAACTCGCCGACCTCATCTTAGTGGGCGGGGCTGAAGTGGAAGAAGCACTCACACGGCTCACCCAACGGGGGCGGGAAGCGGGCTTGCATCTTGTTGCCTGCACCCAGAAGCCGACCGTGGCAGTGATCGGATCCCTAGTCAAATCGAATTTCCCTGTGCGTATTGTAGGCAGCGTCACGAGTCCCGAGGATGCAAAGGTCGCCTCGGGTCTGGCTGGAACAGGTGCGGAGCGGCTATTGGGTCGTGGCGATTTCCTGATAGTAGCCAAGGGCCAGGTAACGAGGCTGCAGGCTGCTTTCATTTCGGAGGGTGAGATCGCTCAAGTACTGACCAATTTGAACATGGGGAAGGCTGTGGCTGGCGATGTGAAGCCATGGTTACCCATGAAGACATTAGTGAGAGACCGCCTGACGTCCGGCGGAAGGCAGGTGAAACCGTGA
- a CDS encoding alpha/beta fold hydrolase, with protein MNKRFVLARRRGSTSLLPIHHGLCVLLGSIFLLCYCPLALANAPQRAWTTYTTRHGLAANTIFCISLDGETIWIGTTQGITRFAGSRMTTYSHVHGLGDDWVVDIVPDGKGGIWVGTYGGGVSHFDGQEWTTYNQSNSGLSNDFVTDLDLTPDGTLWVATHGGGVSRRSSNGRWTRYNAGALGGNYVDALVAGSDSTVWIAIQGEGIRRFDGQRWTPIYTAEGLEHNRVNNILVTANGDVWLATEEGVSCLQANDLHREHHYGVSDGLPHPQVNTLALGPEGIIWAATAGGMAYLEGAGWVTEGLPTGYCSAVAIAMNGEIWVGTLSDGLRVYTGHPLPAQELLPVILVHGWHGPESDRLEDSEFRFLASWLERDGFPVYYARGISPLNTMLENAASLAQTIQQAKKETGSDQVNIIGFSMGGLNARAYIESSLYRNDVAAVYTMGTPHAGVRQWYPFVLRQALEWTDEPSIYELLPEHVLLWNATHCNTYKVPYILVAGEARGDPLPSIFEYITPGDGLVSAWSAHALDGPSTTHITTPDVHAWSAETILTGVRSYLEPSDTYDHYLREALRYGPPSPSPAPMRAEPPKAVHTPFISGEVRGGQSVSCTVPIDAASAAQFYLRGYSGEWSLSLIDPNGRAIDAQWAQETDAVQFLSYSPASFVACLIKQPEPGKWTVNISRKDTGSTPVGFAFYVALDSPLTLDVAIAPQWCRKSTPVLISATLCDRGVSVSGAQVWAEIGRPNRERIRLQLFDDGAHGDGEANDGLYANTFDETTLGGYYLVFVTAEGTRSGLGYARGQEITFTVSPETATMTGVFEVRVEDEDGDGLWNALIVNVGLDVTKAGKFLLWGLLTDPEGNEVCGVNQIVDLNAGKQSVSLPFPGSLIRASGRDGPYHLAEVILLDASSAAVALDSAYGIVNIGPYSCIAFE; from the coding sequence GTGAATAAGCGGTTCGTCTTGGCAAGAAGACGAGGTAGCACGTCCTTGCTGCCAATCCATCACGGCCTATGCGTGCTATTGGGTTCCATTTTCTTGCTATGTTATTGCCCCCTTGCCCTTGCGAACGCCCCTCAGCGAGCCTGGACTACTTATACCACTCGTCATGGGCTAGCCGCCAACACCATTTTTTGTATCTCACTGGATGGCGAGACCATTTGGATAGGGACAACACAGGGGATCACTCGTTTTGCTGGCAGCCGTATGACCACATATTCCCACGTGCATGGCCTGGGCGACGACTGGGTCGTGGACATTGTCCCAGATGGTAAGGGGGGGATATGGGTCGGAACCTATGGCGGGGGCGTCAGCCATTTCGACGGGCAGGAGTGGACGACGTACAATCAAAGCAACTCCGGCCTAAGCAATGATTTCGTCACTGACCTCGACTTGACACCTGACGGTACGCTATGGGTGGCTACACATGGTGGTGGCGTTTCTCGTCGCTCCTCCAACGGCCGGTGGACACGCTACAACGCCGGAGCACTGGGCGGCAATTATGTGGATGCATTGGTTGCTGGATCAGATAGTACCGTCTGGATAGCCATCCAGGGCGAGGGCATCCGCCGATTCGATGGCCAGCGCTGGACGCCTATCTATACGGCCGAGGGATTGGAGCATAATCGGGTTAACAACATATTGGTTACGGCAAATGGCGATGTCTGGTTGGCTACAGAGGAAGGAGTGAGTTGCCTGCAGGCTAATGACCTGCACCGAGAGCATCACTATGGTGTCAGCGATGGCCTGCCTCACCCTCAGGTGAACACCTTAGCGTTAGGGCCCGAGGGTATAATCTGGGCTGCGACAGCAGGGGGTATGGCGTATTTAGAGGGGGCGGGATGGGTTACAGAGGGTCTGCCAACGGGCTATTGCAGTGCGGTGGCTATCGCCATGAACGGTGAGATCTGGGTAGGCACGTTGTCTGACGGACTACGCGTTTATACAGGTCATCCGTTGCCCGCACAGGAATTACTACCCGTCATCCTCGTCCATGGTTGGCATGGACCGGAGAGTGACCGCCTGGAAGACAGCGAATTTCGTTTCTTAGCCTCCTGGTTGGAGCGCGATGGTTTCCCGGTCTATTATGCACGGGGGATCAGCCCGCTGAACACGATGCTGGAAAACGCTGCGAGTCTGGCGCAGACTATCCAACAAGCCAAGAAAGAGACTGGCTCTGATCAAGTGAATATCATTGGTTTTAGCATGGGGGGCTTAAACGCGCGGGCCTATATCGAATCCTCTCTTTACCGAAATGATGTAGCGGCAGTCTACACTATGGGCACTCCGCACGCTGGTGTGCGCCAGTGGTACCCATTCGTGCTGCGTCAGGCCTTGGAGTGGACGGATGAGCCCTCTATCTATGAACTTTTGCCGGAACACGTGTTGCTCTGGAATGCTACACACTGCAATACCTATAAGGTTCCGTATATTCTCGTCGCCGGTGAAGCACGTGGTGATCCCCTGCCATCCATTTTCGAATACATCACGCCCGGCGACGGATTGGTTTCGGCTTGGAGCGCCCATGCCTTAGATGGCCCCAGTACCACACATATCACCACACCGGATGTTCACGCCTGGTCGGCAGAAACTATCTTGACTGGTGTGCGGAGTTACTTAGAGCCGTCTGACACCTACGACCACTATCTGCGTGAAGCGCTGCGCTATGGCCCGCCCTCGCCTTCTCCTGCACCTATGCGCGCTGAGCCGCCCAAAGCAGTGCACACGCCGTTTATCTCTGGAGAGGTGCGTGGTGGCCAAAGTGTCAGTTGTACCGTCCCCATAGACGCGGCGAGCGCGGCTCAGTTCTACTTGCGCGGCTATTCAGGCGAGTGGTCCCTCTCTCTAATTGATCCCAATGGACGTGCAATAGATGCGCAGTGGGCACAGGAAACGGATGCCGTGCAGTTCCTTAGCTACAGCCCAGCGAGTTTTGTCGCCTGCTTAATAAAACAGCCAGAGCCTGGCAAATGGACCGTGAACATATCCCGCAAGGATACGGGGTCCACACCGGTGGGCTTTGCCTTCTATGTCGCGCTCGACTCACCCCTCACTTTGGATGTGGCAATCGCGCCGCAGTGGTGTCGGAAAAGCACACCAGTGCTTATTTCTGCAACCTTGTGCGACCGAGGCGTTAGTGTATCCGGCGCGCAGGTGTGGGCGGAAATTGGCAGACCGAATCGAGAGCGCATCCGCCTGCAACTTTTCGATGATGGGGCACACGGGGATGGTGAGGCGAACGACGGTTTGTACGCAAACACGTTCGATGAGACGACCTTAGGTGGTTATTACCTCGTCTTTGTCACGGCCGAAGGCACGCGTTCAGGGCTTGGCTATGCACGCGGGCAGGAAATCACTTTCACCGTCTCCCCTGAAACAGCAACAATGACCGGAGTATTTGAGGTTCGTGTGGAAGACGAAGATGGCGATGGGCTCTGGAACGCATTGATCGTAAACGTAGGCCTGGACGTAACAAAGGCGGGGAAATTCCTGCTATGGGGGCTTCTAACTGATCCGGAGGGAAATGAGGTCTGCGGAGTAAATCAAATCGTCGACCTCAACGCAGGAAAACAGTCTGTTTCCTTGCCCTTTCCAGGAAGTCTCATCCGCGCCAGTGGGCGCGATGGCCCATATCATTTGGCGGAGGTCATATTGTTAGACGCATCTAGTGCTGCTGTAGCGTTGGACAGCGCTTATGGTATTGTCAACATTGGGCCATATTCGTGTATAGCCTTTGAATAA